In Eretmochelys imbricata isolate rEreImb1 chromosome 4, rEreImb1.hap1, whole genome shotgun sequence, a single window of DNA contains:
- the LOC144263794 gene encoding uncharacterized protein LOC144263794: MLKQQSSGGQQSSTQQEFTWEFAWSEPSEAYILPTSLRKLIDRSNFVCTKCKLVSILEEKIEGLEQITTMRCIRETEDFLDKSQDVLLRAQSSKDLEQVAQRSQEASEEAWQHVTSRRRRGNVQVPVTQIQFR; this comes from the exons cagagcagcgggggacagcagagcagcacacagcaggagtttacctgggagttcgcctggagtgagcccagtgaggcttacatcttgccaacttctctgaggaagctcata gacagaagcaactttgtgtgtacaaagtgcaagctggtctccatactggaagagaagattgaaggtctggagcagaTAACGACcatgcgttgcatacgagaaacggaggattttctggacaaaagtcaggatgtgcttctacgggcacaaagctctaaagatttagagcaggttgcacagcggagccaagaggccagtgaagaagcttggcaacatgtgacctccagaagaagaagggggaatgtccaggttccagtaacgcagatacag ttcagataa